In Pseudomonas nunensis, a single window of DNA contains:
- a CDS encoding acetyl-CoA carboxylase biotin carboxylase subunit, whose protein sequence is MPGLRKILIANRGEIACRIQRTAQTLGYRTVAVFSDADADALHVQIADEAVNIGPAPVQQSYLNIPAIIEAARCTGADAIHPGYGFLSENAEFALACQQAGITFIGPSPEAIELMGSKRLSKLAMIQAGVPCISGYQGAAQDDATLSSEAERIGYPLMIKASAGGGGRGMRLVYDASDLLEQLRTARSEALHGFGSDELILEKALIDPRHVEVQVFGDQHGNLIYLGERDCSIQRRHQKIIEEAPCPVMTAELRQAMGEAALKAGRAVNYVGAGTVEFLLDARGQFYFLEMNTRLQVEHPVTELITGLDLVAWQLHVAEGLPLPLRQDQLQLNGHAIEVRLYAEDPAQGFLPQTGRIGAWEPALQSGVRIDHGLIEGQHVSPFYDPLLGKLIAHGATREEARRKLVRAVQDSVLLGVQSNQRLLASLLEHPQFISGEFSTGFIPSHFAEHPCLHAHVPSAEELAIATALLYQASAQQHTMPLAGWRNNASVPLHYRIGVEDQNWSVELNAVPGEPYRLQVGDQTLELKIIHCDGQHAILEIDGIRQRHAYRLDAEQLWLFTRPGSLRLVDRTQIAVTSQASVSSGTLKAPMDGAIVDVLVSEGSTVSKGQLLVVLEAMKMEHPLKSGIDGVLKRLQVRVGDQVKNRQILLEVE, encoded by the coding sequence ATGCCCGGACTCCGCAAAATCCTGATCGCCAACCGCGGTGAAATCGCCTGCCGCATCCAGCGCACCGCCCAGACCCTGGGCTACCGCACCGTCGCGGTGTTCAGCGACGCCGACGCCGATGCCCTGCACGTGCAGATCGCCGACGAAGCCGTGAACATCGGCCCGGCCCCGGTGCAGCAGTCGTACCTGAACATCCCGGCGATCATCGAAGCCGCACGCTGCACTGGCGCCGATGCGATCCACCCCGGCTACGGTTTCCTCTCGGAAAACGCCGAATTCGCCCTCGCCTGCCAACAGGCCGGCATCACCTTCATCGGTCCCAGCCCCGAAGCCATTGAGCTGATGGGCAGCAAGCGCCTGTCGAAACTCGCCATGATCCAGGCCGGCGTGCCCTGCATCAGCGGCTATCAAGGTGCTGCACAGGACGACGCGACCCTGAGCAGCGAAGCCGAGCGCATCGGCTACCCGCTGATGATCAAGGCCAGTGCCGGCGGTGGCGGGCGTGGCATGCGCCTGGTGTACGACGCCAGTGATTTGCTGGAACAATTGCGCACTGCACGTTCCGAAGCCCTGCACGGGTTTGGCAGCGATGAACTGATCCTCGAAAAGGCGCTGATCGATCCGCGCCACGTCGAGGTGCAAGTATTCGGCGACCAGCACGGCAACTTGATCTACCTCGGCGAGCGCGACTGCTCGATCCAGCGCCGGCACCAGAAAATCATCGAGGAAGCGCCCTGCCCGGTGATGACAGCTGAACTGCGCCAGGCCATGGGCGAAGCAGCGCTCAAGGCCGGGCGCGCGGTGAACTATGTCGGCGCCGGCACGGTGGAATTCCTGCTCGATGCGCGCGGGCAGTTTTACTTTTTGGAGATGAACACCCGACTGCAAGTGGAACACCCGGTGACCGAACTGATCACCGGGCTGGATCTGGTGGCTTGGCAACTGCACGTCGCCGAAGGCCTGCCGCTGCCATTGCGACAGGATCAGCTGCAACTCAACGGGCATGCCATCGAAGTGCGCCTGTACGCCGAAGACCCGGCCCAGGGTTTCCTGCCGCAAACCGGGCGTATCGGCGCCTGGGAGCCGGCGTTGCAAAGCGGCGTACGTATCGACCATGGGCTGATCGAAGGTCAGCACGTCAGTCCTTTCTACGACCCGCTGCTCGGCAAACTCATCGCCCACGGCGCCACCCGCGAAGAAGCCCGGCGCAAGCTTGTGCGGGCGGTGCAGGACAGCGTGCTGCTGGGCGTGCAAAGCAATCAGCGCCTGCTCGCCAGTCTGCTCGAACACCCACAATTTATCAGCGGCGAGTTCAGCACCGGGTTTATCCCTTCGCACTTTGCCGAGCATCCTTGCCTGCATGCGCACGTCCCGAGCGCCGAAGAACTGGCCATCGCGACGGCGCTGCTCTATCAGGCTTCAGCCCAGCAACACACCATGCCTTTGGCCGGCTGGCGCAACAATGCCAGTGTGCCGCTGCACTATCGGATCGGCGTGGAAGACCAGAACTGGAGCGTTGAACTGAATGCGGTGCCCGGCGAGCCATACCGGCTACAGGTCGGCGACCAGACGCTCGAACTGAAGATCATCCACTGCGACGGGCAGCACGCCATTCTGGAAATCGACGGCATCCGCCAGCGTCACGCCTACCGTCTCGACGCCGAGCAACTCTGGCTATTCACCCGCCCCGGCAGCCTGAGGCTGGTGGATCGCACACAAATTGCAGTGACCAGCCAGGCCAGCGTCAGCTCCGGCACGCTCAAGGCGCCGATGGACGGGGCGATCGTCGACGTGCTGGTCAGCGAGGGCAGCACCGTCAGCAAGGGGCAGCTATTGGTAGTGCTGGAGGCCATGAAAATGGAGCATCCGCTGAAATCCGGCATCGACGGCGTGCTCAAGCGCTTACAGGTCAGGGTCGGCGATCAGGTCAAAAATCGTCAGATTTTGTTGGAGGTCGAATAA
- a CDS encoding MOSC domain-containing protein yields the protein MLRLSALYRYPLKSAKGETLQQVSLDKLGLDGDRRWMLVDEASGRFLTQRAVAQMSQLSALWNADGGLTLRAPGHSPIDIALPGNEAELRGVTIWRDTLRVPDAGDAAAAWVSQFIGKPTRLVQVPLDRARSTQAGYGKDDDQVAFADGFPLLLIGQASLEDLSSKVGRPLEMLRFRPNLVIEGSGAYAEDGWKRIRIGDVEFRVVKSCARCILTTIDPQTGVRSDDREPLATLQKYRAEEDGAMFGQNLVNDSNGRLEVGMPVTILE from the coding sequence ATGCTGCGTCTGAGCGCGCTTTATCGTTATCCGTTGAAATCCGCCAAGGGCGAGACCCTGCAACAGGTTAGCCTCGACAAACTGGGCCTGGACGGTGATCGACGCTGGATGCTGGTAGATGAAGCCAGCGGGCGTTTCCTGACCCAACGCGCGGTGGCGCAGATGAGCCAGTTGTCGGCGCTGTGGAATGCCGATGGCGGCTTGACCCTCCGTGCGCCTGGCCATTCACCCATCGATATCGCCTTGCCCGGCAACGAGGCAGAACTGCGCGGCGTGACCATTTGGCGCGACACTTTGCGTGTGCCGGATGCCGGCGACGCGGCGGCTGCCTGGGTCAGTCAGTTCATCGGCAAGCCGACGCGGCTGGTGCAAGTGCCGCTGGATCGCGCGCGCAGCACCCAGGCCGGTTACGGCAAGGACGATGATCAGGTGGCGTTCGCCGATGGTTTCCCGCTGTTACTAATCGGGCAGGCATCGCTGGAAGACCTGTCGAGCAAAGTCGGGCGACCGCTGGAAATGCTGCGCTTCCGGCCCAATCTGGTGATCGAAGGCAGCGGAGCCTATGCCGAAGATGGCTGGAAGCGCATCCGCATCGGCGATGTCGAGTTCCGGGTGGTCAAGTCGTGCGCGCGGTGCATCCTGACCACCATCGATCCGCAGACCGGAGTCCGCAGCGATGATCGCGAGCCGCTGGCCACGCTGCAAAAGTATCGGGCCGAAGAGGATGGCGCGATGTTCGGCCAGAACCTGGTCAACGACAGCAACGGTCGGCTTGAAGTCGGCATGCCGGTGACGATCCTCGAATAA
- a CDS encoding pyrimidine/purine nucleoside phosphorylase — protein MFKVNEYFDGTVKSIAFGTAEGPATIGVMAPGEYEFGTSQREIMHVVTGALTVKLPDSSDWETFAAGSQFNVPANSKFQLKVAVDTAYLCEYRG, from the coding sequence ATGTTTAAAGTCAACGAGTACTTCGACGGCACCGTCAAGTCGATCGCCTTTGGCACTGCTGAAGGTCCGGCGACCATCGGCGTCATGGCCCCGGGCGAATACGAATTCGGCACCAGCCAGCGTGAAATCATGCACGTGGTGACCGGCGCCCTGACCGTCAAGTTGCCGGACAGCAGCGACTGGGAAACCTTCGCCGCCGGCAGCCAGTTCAACGTTCCTGCCAACAGCAAGTTCCAGCTGAAAGTGGCCGTCGACACCGCTTACCTGTGCGAATACCGCGGCTAA
- a CDS encoding chemotaxis protein CheV has protein sequence MAGILDTVDQRTQLVGENRLEILMFRLAGRQLFAINVFKVQEVLQLPKLTLMPQRHPFVCGVVNLRGQTLPVIDLSQAIGMRPLVPSPTSTIIVTEYNRSVQAFLVGGVDRIVNMNWEAILPPPTSAGRQHYLTAISKVDDQLVEIIDVEKVLAEIVPYNAKVSKDKLDDPVLERARGREVLLVDDSNVALSQLRDTLGQLGVKMHIASDGLKALNMLKAWADTGVVMTDKLLMIFTDAEMPEMDGYRLTTEIRNDPRLRGLYVVLHTSLSGSFNDSMVKKVGCDNFLSKFQPDKLVDVVRQRLMLDEVPA, from the coding sequence ATGGCCGGCATTCTCGACACGGTAGACCAACGCACGCAACTGGTGGGTGAGAATCGCCTGGAAATTCTCATGTTCCGCTTGGCCGGGCGACAATTGTTCGCGATCAACGTGTTTAAAGTTCAAGAAGTCCTGCAACTGCCGAAACTGACCCTGATGCCCCAGCGTCATCCGTTTGTGTGCGGCGTGGTCAACCTGCGCGGCCAGACGCTGCCGGTGATCGACCTGTCCCAGGCGATCGGCATGCGTCCTTTGGTGCCAAGTCCGACCAGCACCATTATCGTTACCGAGTACAACCGCTCGGTGCAGGCGTTCCTGGTCGGCGGTGTGGACCGTATCGTCAACATGAACTGGGAAGCCATTCTGCCGCCGCCGACCAGCGCCGGTCGCCAGCATTACCTGACGGCCATCAGCAAGGTCGATGACCAGTTGGTGGAAATCATCGACGTGGAAAAAGTCCTCGCCGAAATCGTCCCGTACAACGCCAAGGTGTCCAAGGACAAACTCGATGACCCGGTGCTCGAACGCGCCCGTGGTCGTGAAGTGCTGCTGGTGGACGACTCCAATGTGGCGCTCTCGCAATTGCGCGACACCCTCGGCCAGTTGGGCGTGAAGATGCACATTGCCAGCGACGGTCTGAAAGCCCTGAACATGCTAAAGGCCTGGGCCGATACCGGTGTGGTCATGACCGACAAACTGCTGATGATCTTCACCGACGCGGAAATGCCGGAAATGGACGGCTATCGCCTGACCACTGAAATCCGTAACGACCCGCGCCTGCGCGGCCTCTACGTGGTCTTGCACACCTCGCTGTCCGGCAGTTTCAACGACTCGATGGTGAAGAAGGTCGGCTGCGACAACTTCCTCTCCAAGTTCCAGCCGGACAAGCTTGTGGATGTAGTGCGCCAGCGCCTGATGCTGGACGAAGTACCGGCCTGA
- a CDS encoding exonuclease domain-containing protein, with translation MPHWLVIDLEATTDEGGWPVTEMEIIEIGATLVDRKGRELDQFQRFVRPTRRPLLTPFCRELTHITQANIDTAQPLTEVWPAFERWLGQHHSRLDGWASWGDYDRKQLLQEWQRLQLDSFLSQVPHMNLKQRFAKARRLERPLGLNGALQLAGMQFNGQQHRALEDARNTARLLPLVLPI, from the coding sequence ATGCCTCACTGGTTGGTCATTGATCTGGAAGCCACCACCGATGAGGGTGGCTGGCCAGTCACAGAGATGGAAATCATCGAAATCGGTGCCACCCTGGTGGACCGAAAAGGTCGGGAACTGGATCAATTCCAGCGCTTCGTACGTCCGACGCGCCGGCCGTTGCTGACGCCGTTTTGCCGCGAGTTGACCCACATCACCCAGGCCAATATCGATACCGCGCAGCCGCTGACCGAGGTCTGGCCGGCGTTCGAACGCTGGCTCGGCCAACATCATTCGCGCCTGGACGGTTGGGCCAGTTGGGGGGACTACGACCGCAAACAATTGCTTCAGGAATGGCAGCGCCTGCAACTCGACAGTTTCTTGAGCCAGGTGCCGCACATGAACCTCAAGCAGCGTTTCGCCAAGGCGCGGCGACTGGAACGGCCGCTGGGGCTCAACGGTGCGCTGCAACTCGCGGGCATGCAGTTCAACGGCCAGCAACACAGGGCGCTGGAGGACGCACGCAATACCGCGCGGTTGTTACCGCTGGTGCTGCCCATCTAG
- the atuD gene encoding citronellyl-CoA dehydrogenase, translated as MIFTQEHEALRRTVRQFVDHEINPHVEEWEKAGRFPIHELFRKAGDLGLLGISKPEKFGGMGLDYSYSIVAAEEFGTIHCGGIPMSIGVQTDMCTPALARFGSDELREEFLRPAITGEQVGCIGVSEVGAGSDVAGLKTTARKDGDDYVISGSKMWITNSPSADFICLLANTSDDKPHVNKSLIMVPMNTPGISLSSHLDKLGMRSSETAQVFFDNVRVPQRNRIGHEGAGFMMQMLQFQEERLFGAANMIKGLEYCIDSTIEYCKERKTFGNALIDNQVIHFRLAELQTEIECLRALVYQATEQYIKGQDVTRLASMAKLKAGRLGREVSDSCLQYWGGMGFMWDNPVARAYRDVRLVSIGGGADEIMLGIICKLMGILPGKKK; from the coding sequence ATGATCTTCACCCAGGAACACGAAGCACTGCGGCGCACCGTCCGCCAGTTCGTCGATCACGAGATCAACCCGCACGTCGAGGAGTGGGAAAAGGCCGGGCGCTTTCCGATCCATGAACTTTTTCGCAAGGCTGGCGACCTCGGATTGCTGGGGATTTCCAAACCGGAAAAATTCGGCGGCATGGGCCTCGACTACAGCTATTCGATCGTCGCCGCCGAAGAGTTCGGCACCATCCATTGCGGCGGCATTCCGATGTCCATCGGCGTGCAAACCGACATGTGCACCCCGGCCCTCGCCCGCTTCGGCTCCGATGAATTGCGTGAAGAGTTTCTGAGACCCGCGATCACTGGCGAGCAGGTCGGCTGCATCGGCGTGTCGGAAGTCGGCGCGGGTTCCGATGTCGCCGGGCTGAAAACCACCGCGCGCAAGGACGGCGACGACTACGTGATCAGCGGCAGCAAGATGTGGATCACCAACTCGCCGAGCGCCGATTTCATCTGCCTGCTGGCCAACACCTCGGACGACAAACCCCACGTCAACAAGTCGCTGATCATGGTGCCGATGAACACGCCCGGCATCAGCCTGAGTTCGCACCTGGACAAACTCGGCATGCGCAGCTCGGAAACCGCCCAGGTGTTTTTCGATAACGTGCGGGTCCCGCAGCGCAACCGCATCGGCCACGAAGGCGCGGGGTTCATGATGCAGATGTTGCAGTTCCAGGAGGAGCGTCTGTTCGGTGCGGCGAACATGATCAAGGGCCTGGAATACTGCATCGACAGCACCATCGAGTACTGCAAGGAGCGCAAGACGTTCGGCAATGCGCTGATCGACAACCAGGTAATTCACTTTCGCCTGGCGGAACTGCAAACCGAAATCGAATGCCTGCGGGCGCTGGTCTATCAGGCCACCGAGCAGTACATCAAAGGCCAGGACGTCACGCGCCTGGCGTCGATGGCCAAACTCAAAGCCGGGCGACTCGGCCGGGAAGTCAGCGACAGTTGCCTGCAATATTGGGGCGGCATGGGCTTCATGTGGGACAACCCGGTGGCCCGCGCGTATCGCGATGTGCGGCTGGTGTCGATTGGCGGCGGCGCCGACGAAATCATGCTGGGGATCATCTGCAAACTCATGGGCATCCTGCCGGGGAAAAAGAAATGA
- the atuC gene encoding geranyl-CoA carboxylase subunit beta encodes MPVIESQIDPFSEQFAQNRAAMLVGIEHVRQLEQNLLNKAAEAKTKFDKRGQLLPRERLNLLLDPGAPFLELASLAGYKLHDDKDGSSAGGGLIAGIGYVSGVRVLVVANNSAIKGGTISPSGLKKSLRLQQIAMENKLPVITLAESGGANLNYAAEIFIEGARSFANQARMSAMGLPQITVVHGSATAGGAYQPGLSDYVVVVRGKAKLFLAGPPLLKAATGEVATDEELGGAEMHAQTAGTAEYLAENDADGVRLAREIVSLLSWNEQLPWLPEPQWKEPLYPIDELLGLIPDDPKKPYDVREIIARIADASNFLEFKGEFDQQTICGHLKIQGRACGFIGNNGPITPKGASKAAQFIQLCDQSQTPLLFFHNTTGFMVGTESEQQGVIKHGAKMIQAVANARVPKLTIVVGGSYGAGNYAMCGRGLDPRFIFAWPNSRTAVMGGAQAGKVLRIVTEAKQLKDGLVPDPKMLDMLEQVTAQKLDSQSTALYGSASLWDDGLIDPRDTRTLLGYLLDICHEAEVRPLQANSFGVARF; translated from the coding sequence ATGCCGGTGATCGAGTCCCAGATCGACCCTTTCAGTGAACAGTTCGCGCAAAACCGCGCGGCGATGCTGGTAGGTATCGAGCACGTGCGTCAGCTCGAACAGAACCTGCTGAACAAGGCCGCCGAAGCCAAGACCAAATTCGACAAGCGTGGCCAACTGCTGCCCCGTGAACGCCTCAACCTGCTGCTCGACCCCGGCGCGCCGTTCCTCGAACTGGCGAGCCTGGCCGGCTATAAATTGCACGACGACAAGGACGGCAGTTCCGCCGGCGGCGGCTTGATTGCCGGGATCGGTTACGTGTCCGGCGTGCGCGTGCTGGTGGTGGCGAACAACAGCGCGATCAAGGGCGGAACCATTTCCCCCAGTGGGTTGAAAAAATCCCTGCGCCTGCAACAGATCGCCATGGAAAACAAACTGCCGGTGATCACCCTGGCCGAGAGCGGCGGCGCCAACCTCAATTACGCCGCCGAGATTTTCATCGAAGGCGCGCGCAGCTTTGCCAATCAGGCGCGGATGTCGGCCATGGGTTTGCCACAGATCACTGTGGTCCATGGCTCGGCCACCGCCGGTGGCGCGTATCAACCGGGCTTGTCGGATTACGTGGTGGTGGTGCGCGGCAAGGCCAAACTGTTTCTCGCCGGCCCACCGCTGCTGAAAGCTGCCACTGGCGAAGTCGCCACCGATGAAGAACTGGGCGGCGCGGAGATGCACGCACAAACCGCCGGCACCGCCGAATACCTGGCCGAGAACGATGCCGACGGCGTGCGTCTGGCGCGCGAAATTGTCAGCCTGTTGTCCTGGAACGAGCAGTTGCCATGGCTGCCCGAGCCGCAGTGGAAGGAGCCGCTCTACCCCATCGACGAATTGCTCGGCCTGATCCCGGACGATCCGAAAAAGCCATACGACGTGCGCGAAATCATTGCGCGGATTGCCGACGCGTCGAACTTCCTCGAATTCAAGGGCGAGTTTGATCAGCAGACCATCTGCGGTCACCTGAAAATCCAGGGTCGCGCCTGCGGCTTCATCGGCAACAACGGCCCGATCACGCCCAAGGGCGCGAGCAAGGCTGCGCAGTTCATTCAGTTGTGCGACCAGAGCCAGACCCCGCTGCTGTTTTTCCACAACACCACCGGGTTCATGGTCGGTACCGAGTCGGAACAGCAAGGCGTGATCAAGCACGGCGCGAAGATGATCCAGGCAGTGGCGAATGCCCGAGTGCCGAAACTGACCATCGTCGTCGGCGGTTCCTATGGCGCTGGCAATTACGCGATGTGCGGTCGTGGCCTCGACCCGCGCTTCATCTTCGCCTGGCCCAACAGCCGGACGGCGGTGATGGGTGGTGCCCAGGCCGGCAAGGTGTTGCGCATCGTCACCGAGGCCAAACAGCTCAAGGACGGTTTGGTGCCGGACCCGAAAATGCTCGACATGCTGGAGCAGGTCACCGCGCAGAAACTCGACAGCCAGTCCACCGCACTTTATGGCAGCGCCAGTTTGTGGGACGACGGGTTGATCGATCCGCGAGACACCCGGACGTTGCTCGGGTACTTGCTGGATATCTGCCATGAGGCCGAGGTTCGGCCGCTGCAAGCCAATAGTTTTGGTGTCGCCCGCTTCTAG
- a CDS encoding SDR family oxidoreductase, translating to MAYDSIFKPDLFAGQTIIVTGGGSGIGRCTAHELAALGAHVLLVGRNADKLRNVATEIAEDGGKADWKTCDIREEEAVKHLVSELIRLFGPIHGLVNNAGGQFPSPLASINQKGFETVMRTNLVGGFLMAREVFNQSMSKHGGAIVNMLADMWGGMPGMGHSGASRSGMDNLTKTAAFEWGYAGVRVNAVAPGWIASSGMDTYEGAFKAVIPTLREHVPLKRIGTESEVSAAIVFLLSPAAAFVSGSTLRIDGAASLGGRAWPIHKAQNSESYNGFHRAYLPDVLRPEVLKDKE from the coding sequence ATGGCTTACGACTCGATTTTCAAACCCGATCTGTTCGCTGGCCAAACCATTATTGTCACTGGCGGCGGCAGCGGCATCGGCCGTTGTACCGCCCACGAACTGGCGGCCCTCGGCGCCCATGTGCTGCTGGTGGGGCGCAATGCCGACAAATTGAGAAACGTCGCCACCGAGATTGCCGAGGACGGCGGCAAGGCTGACTGGAAAACCTGCGATATTCGCGAGGAAGAAGCGGTCAAGCATCTGGTCAGCGAGTTGATCCGCCTGTTCGGTCCGATCCACGGCCTGGTCAACAATGCCGGCGGACAATTCCCGTCGCCACTGGCCTCGATCAATCAGAAGGGTTTCGAAACCGTAATGCGCACCAACCTGGTGGGCGGTTTCCTGATGGCCCGGGAAGTGTTCAACCAATCCATGAGCAAACACGGCGGGGCCATCGTCAACATGCTCGCCGACATGTGGGGCGGCATGCCCGGCATGGGCCATTCGGGGGCGTCGCGCTCGGGCATGGACAACCTGACCAAGACTGCGGCGTTCGAATGGGGTTACGCCGGGGTGCGGGTCAACGCCGTGGCGCCGGGCTGGATTGCCTCCAGCGGCATGGACACCTACGAAGGTGCGTTCAAAGCGGTGATCCCGACCCTGCGCGAGCATGTGCCGCTCAAACGGATTGGCACCGAATCGGAAGTCAGTGCGGCGATTGTGTTCCTGCTCAGTCCGGCGGCAGCGTTCGTCAGTGGCAGCACGTTGCGCATCGACGGTGCGGCGAGCCTGGGCGGTCGGGCGTGGCCAATTCACAAGGCGCAGAACAGCGAGTCGTACAACGGTTTCCACCGCGCCTATTTACCCGATGTACTGCGGCCCGAAGTGCTCAAGGACAAGGAATAA
- a CDS encoding enoyl-CoA hydratase/isomerase family protein encodes MTSLPDCQTLLLERHNGVLHITLNRPQSRNAMSLQMVAELRAVLAAVHDDRAVRALVISGAGGHFCAGGDIKDMANARAQGPEAYRDLNRAFGALLQEVQHAPQVVITVLQGAVLGGGFGLACVSDVALADHQAQFGLPETSLGLLPAQIAPFVVQRIGLTQARRLALTAARFDGTQARRMGLVHFVEHDAQALAERLEEVLAHVLCCAPGANASTKKLLLASAGQPSDELLDQAAEWFSEAVTGAEGVEGTMAFVQKRKPGWAS; translated from the coding sequence ATGACCAGCCTGCCGGATTGCCAGACGCTGTTGCTCGAACGGCACAACGGCGTACTGCACATCACCCTCAACCGCCCGCAAAGCCGCAACGCCATGAGCTTGCAGATGGTCGCCGAACTGCGCGCGGTGCTGGCGGCAGTGCATGACGACCGGGCTGTGCGGGCCTTGGTGATCAGCGGTGCCGGTGGGCATTTCTGCGCCGGTGGCGACATCAAGGACATGGCCAATGCCCGCGCTCAAGGTCCGGAAGCCTATCGCGACTTGAACCGGGCGTTCGGTGCCTTGCTGCAAGAGGTACAACACGCCCCGCAAGTGGTGATCACAGTGCTGCAAGGCGCGGTGCTGGGCGGTGGGTTTGGCCTGGCCTGTGTCAGCGATGTCGCGCTGGCCGATCATCAGGCGCAATTCGGTTTGCCGGAAACCAGCCTCGGTCTGTTGCCGGCGCAGATTGCACCATTCGTGGTCCAGCGCATCGGCCTGACCCAGGCGCGAAGACTGGCCCTGACGGCGGCACGCTTCGATGGCACCCAGGCGCGGCGCATGGGCCTGGTGCATTTTGTCGAACACGACGCGCAAGCCCTGGCCGAACGCCTCGAAGAAGTATTGGCGCATGTGTTGTGCTGCGCACCGGGGGCGAATGCGTCGACCAAAAAATTGCTGTTGGCGAGTGCCGGGCAGCCGTCCGATGAATTATTGGATCAAGCGGCCGAGTGGTTCAGCGAAGCGGTGACTGGGGCTGAGGGGGTCGAGGGGACCATGGCCTTTGTGCAAAAGCGAAAACCGGGGTGGGCCTCCTAA